From Candidatus Nomurabacteria bacterium, one genomic window encodes:
- a CDS encoding cysteine--tRNA ligase, which produces MRDITLYNTESGEPEIFVPLSDKEVKMYSCGPTVYDYAHVGNLRSYVFADILKRVLIRNGYIVKHTINFTDFGHLTDDGDAGEDKMMKGLKREGLPVTLDAMRQLSDRYIKAFKDDFDELRIMPPDTWARASEYVNKQISLIKTLDEKGFTYETSDGLYFDISKFPTYGRLGKINLKKLKSGARVEVNTEKKHPADFAVWKKSELGWDSKWGKGFPGWHVECSAMAMDTLGKQIDIHTGGIDHIPVHHNAEICQSEAATGKQFVKYWMHNAFITIDSTKIAKSLGNSITMRHLRDRGFSGDDYRYWLLTAHYRSPANFSWEALKAAKQALFRLKRYVYEEFKQKTATPDQTYLDRFDTCLANDLDTPGAIATLWDMVNDKKLDAKVKCGTLMSMDEVLDIGLSDDLYDGQRSLGVVAHDDLPEKIQALIDEREAARIARNWEMADALRDKLKLEGYELEDTPLGPKVTKV; this is translated from the coding sequence ATGCGCGACATCACGTTGTATAACACCGAATCAGGTGAGCCTGAGATCTTTGTTCCTTTAAGTGACAAGGAAGTAAAGATGTACAGTTGTGGGCCAACCGTCTACGACTACGCGCATGTAGGTAATCTCCGCTCGTATGTATTTGCCGATATCCTCAAGCGTGTCTTGATCCGCAATGGCTATATTGTGAAGCATACGATCAACTTCACCGACTTTGGTCACCTGACTGACGACGGTGATGCTGGTGAAGACAAAATGATGAAGGGTCTCAAGCGTGAAGGCCTCCCGGTGACACTCGATGCCATGCGACAGTTGTCTGACCGCTACATCAAGGCATTCAAAGATGATTTTGATGAACTCCGCATCATGCCACCAGATACCTGGGCGCGTGCCAGCGAGTATGTCAACAAGCAGATCAGTTTGATCAAGACGCTTGATGAAAAAGGCTTTACGTATGAAACAAGTGACGGATTGTATTTTGATATCTCAAAATTCCCTACCTATGGCCGACTTGGCAAGATCAATCTCAAGAAACTAAAAAGCGGTGCTCGGGTGGAAGTGAATACTGAAAAGAAGCATCCGGCTGACTTCGCGGTTTGGAAGAAAAGTGAACTTGGTTGGGATAGCAAATGGGGCAAAGGTTTCCCAGGCTGGCACGTTGAGTGTTCTGCCATGGCAATGGACACACTTGGTAAGCAGATCGATATCCACACTGGTGGCATCGATCACATCCCTGTCCACCACAACGCTGAGATCTGCCAGAGTGAAGCCGCCACCGGCAAGCAGTTTGTGAAGTACTGGATGCACAATGCATTTATCACGATTGATAGCACCAAGATCGCAAAATCTCTTGGCAATTCCATCACTATGCGACACTTACGCGACCGCGGCTTTTCGGGTGATGATTACCGCTACTGGCTCCTCACCGCGCACTATCGCTCCCCTGCTAACTTCTCCTGGGAAGCGCTCAAGGCTGCCAAGCAAGCACTCTTCCGCTTGAAGCGCTATGTATACGAGGAATTCAAACAAAAGACAGCAACACCCGACCAAACCTACCTCGACCGCTTTGACACCTGCCTCGCCAACGACCTCGACACCCCAGGTGCGATCGCGACCCTCTGGGATATGGTGAACGACAAGAAGCTCGATGCGAAAGTAAAGTGCGGCACGCTCATGTCAATGGACGAAGTACTCGATATTGGTCTTTCTGATGATCTCTATGACGGCCAGCGTTCACTTGGCGTCGTTGCTCATGACGATCTGCCAGAAAAAATTCAGGCCCTTATCGACGAACGCGAAGCCGCCCGCATCGCTCGCAACTGGGAAATGGCCGATGCGCTCCGCGATAAGCTCAAGCTCGAAGGCTATGAACTTGAAGATACTCCGCTTGGCCCGAAGGTGACGAAAGTGTAA
- the dnaB gene encoding replicative DNA helicase: MSVEHNRALRTPPSNIDAEKALLGAIILKPDVMHDISVTIWPESFYADKHAKIFQAISAIFSGGDPIDTVSVVTKLKDMNQLDRVGGASYITELIETVPAAGNAMYYANQVQNKATLRNLIHAADDIAEIGYSDPETVDEALDQAEKKIFQATQAPSAQKFRPIGSALTEAWERFEHLAENPQDKRGVPSGFTALDNLLAGFQKSDLVILAARPSMGKTTFALDLARNAALLHGASVGIFSLEMSDQQLVDRMLAAEAGVDSWKLRTGRLSNDSEYEALQGAMTKLAKAPIHIIDEAAMNIVKMRSAARRLKNEHGLDMLIVDYLQLMSPTLTKGSDSMVQQITEISRSLKILAKEMEIPVIALSQLSRAVEQRGGKPRLSDLRDSGSIEQDADVVMFIHREDKMNKDKEAERPNIAEILVEKHRNGAVGMAELYFDGQHVRFLNLDTHHAAAPGGGDDF; the protein is encoded by the coding sequence ATGTCCGTTGAGCACAATCGAGCACTGCGCACACCTCCAAGCAACATCGACGCTGAAAAGGCGCTCCTTGGTGCGATTATTCTCAAACCTGACGTGATGCACGACATCTCGGTCACCATTTGGCCGGAGAGTTTCTATGCTGACAAGCACGCGAAGATCTTTCAGGCGATCTCAGCGATCTTTTCTGGCGGTGATCCGATCGATACGGTGTCGGTCGTCACAAAGCTGAAAGACATGAACCAACTCGACCGAGTCGGCGGTGCATCATACATCACCGAACTGATCGAAACCGTACCTGCTGCTGGCAACGCCATGTACTACGCCAACCAAGTACAGAACAAAGCCACGCTGCGCAACCTCATTCACGCTGCCGATGATATCGCCGAGATCGGCTACTCCGATCCAGAGACGGTCGACGAAGCACTCGACCAAGCAGAGAAAAAGATCTTTCAGGCTACCCAGGCTCCATCAGCGCAGAAGTTTCGTCCGATCGGCAGCGCTCTGACCGAGGCTTGGGAGCGCTTCGAGCACCTGGCTGAAAACCCGCAAGACAAGCGCGGTGTTCCGTCTGGCTTTACCGCCCTTGATAATCTCCTCGCTGGCTTCCAGAAGTCTGACCTCGTGATCCTGGCCGCCCGACCTTCGATGGGTAAGACTACATTTGCGCTCGACCTGGCTCGCAACGCTGCCCTTCTACACGGCGCATCAGTCGGTATCTTTTCGCTTGAAATGTCCGACCAGCAGCTCGTCGATCGTATGCTCGCAGCCGAGGCGGGAGTAGACTCATGGAAACTCCGCACTGGCCGCCTCTCCAATGACTCAGAATACGAAGCCCTGCAAGGAGCAATGACCAAGCTTGCCAAAGCCCCGATCCACATCATCGACGAGGCGGCCATGAATATCGTAAAGATGCGTTCTGCTGCTCGCCGACTCAAAAACGAACACGGACTCGACATGCTCATCGTGGACTATCTCCAGCTCATGTCCCCTACTCTCACGAAGGGCTCCGACAGCATGGTGCAACAGATCACTGAAATTTCCCGCTCACTCAAGATACTCGCGAAGGAAATGGAGATTCCGGTCATCGCTCTCTCGCAGCTTTCGCGTGCCGTGGAGCAGCGTGGCGGTAAGCCACGTCTCTCTGACCTCCGTGACTCTGGTTCTATTGAACAGGACGCCGACGTGGTGATGTTCATCCACCGCGAGGACAAAATGAACAAAGACAAAGAAGCTGAGCGACCAAACATCGCCGAGATCCTCGTCGAGAAGCACCGTAACGGTGCCGTTGGCATGGCTGAGCTGTACTTCGACGGCCAACACGTCCGCTTTCTCAACCTCGATACACACCACGCCGCAGCGCCAGGTGGCGGCGATGATTTCTAG
- the recR gene encoding recombination protein RecR, translating into MNNLDKLISLFESFPGVGARQAKRFAFHVLTMPEADSKELSRLVAELKGSVVECVSCHRFYATQQGDTCSICTSANRDHNRLLVVERDSDVQAIERAGVYDGLYFILGGTAPLLNQGENTKLRAGALKATVETRLPEGLSEIILGFSINPDGENTARFVESVLDPVLEGTEVKLSYLGRGLSTGSELEYADPETIKNALQNRASHT; encoded by the coding sequence ATGAACAACCTCGACAAGCTCATCTCCCTCTTTGAATCCTTCCCGGGTGTCGGTGCGCGGCAAGCGAAGCGTTTTGCGTTTCATGTGCTCACCATGCCCGAAGCCGACTCAAAAGAGCTCTCGCGACTCGTAGCAGAGCTTAAAGGCAGTGTCGTAGAGTGTGTGAGCTGTCATCGCTTTTATGCTACCCAGCAAGGCGATACTTGCTCGATCTGCACCTCAGCCAATCGTGATCACAACCGTCTCCTGGTGGTAGAGCGCGATAGCGATGTGCAGGCGATTGAGCGCGCCGGCGTGTATGATGGACTGTATTTTATCCTCGGAGGCACCGCACCACTCCTCAACCAAGGCGAAAATACCAAGCTCCGCGCCGGCGCGCTCAAAGCTACCGTGGAGACTCGCCTCCCCGAAGGACTCTCCGAGATCATTCTCGGCTTCTCGATCAATCCAGACGGCGAGAATACAGCTCGCTTCGTCGAGTCAGTACTTGATCCGGTACTCGAAGGCACCGAAGTGAAGCTCTCCTATCTTGGTCGCGGCCTTTCTACCGGCAGCGAGCTCGAATACGCTGATCCAGAAACCATCAAGAACGCTCTCCAGAACCGCGCCTCACACACCTAA
- the rplU gene encoding 50S ribosomal protein L21, whose amino-acid sequence MATETTNTAPFAVIATGGKQYVVREGDTLLVELLGEHQEGDKIEFDSVLMTDDGSSAKIGTPTTGTKVKATYLGEKKGKKLTIVRYKAKSNRDRRIGHRQHYAEIKIDSIK is encoded by the coding sequence ATGGCAACAGAAACAACCAACACCGCACCATTTGCTGTGATCGCTACTGGCGGGAAGCAGTATGTCGTGCGCGAGGGCGATACTTTGCTGGTTGAACTCCTTGGTGAGCATCAGGAGGGCGACAAGATCGAGTTTGACTCTGTCCTCATGACTGACGACGGTTCATCAGCTAAGATCGGTACGCCAACTACTGGTACCAAGGTGAAGGCTACCTACCTGGGCGAGAAGAAGGGCAAGAAATTGACCATCGTTCGCTACAAGGCTAAGAGTAACCGCGACCGACGCATTGGTCATCGTCAGCACTACGCTGAGATCAAGATTGACTCTATTAAGTAA
- a CDS encoding DNA recombination protein RmuC codes for MEIVLIALIVILLVVNVFVVFKLLQPKEEKKEDSESMLLMQQQLQELSRTMDSRLSEANKAMQEGSRLQFRDSKELMQEISREMNEQLRNVVQKTTEVSESSKQVFQVADQLKELQNILKNPKQRGILGEYYLETVLQNVLPPESFQMQYAFEDGEIVDAAVFVKGKVIPIDSKFSLENYNRFAEAADGAEKVQFEKAFVNDLKLRITETAKYIRPTEKTTDFAFMFIPHEGIYYDLLSNKVGAGEENLIQRAAGKYKVIIVSPTSFLAYLQTVLQGLKALEIEERAQDIIKNVEKLSGHIARYEEFYQKLGNTLATTVNHYNSGYKELNKIDKDVTRITGETIGVDVLTLDKPQKDDI; via the coding sequence ATGGAAATTGTTTTGATTGCGCTGATAGTTATTTTGCTGGTCGTGAATGTATTTGTGGTGTTCAAGCTGTTACAGCCGAAGGAAGAAAAGAAAGAAGATTCTGAGAGTATGCTGCTGATGCAGCAGCAACTGCAGGAGTTGTCGCGCACGATGGACAGCCGTCTGTCTGAAGCCAACAAAGCTATGCAAGAGGGAAGTCGGCTACAATTTCGCGACAGTAAGGAACTTATGCAGGAGATCAGCCGCGAAATGAACGAACAACTCCGCAATGTAGTACAGAAGACGACGGAAGTGAGCGAAAGTTCCAAGCAAGTCTTTCAGGTAGCCGATCAACTTAAGGAGCTTCAGAATATTCTCAAGAACCCAAAGCAGCGCGGGATTCTCGGCGAGTACTATCTTGAGACGGTGCTGCAGAACGTGTTGCCGCCAGAGAGCTTCCAGATGCAGTACGCCTTTGAAGATGGTGAGATCGTCGATGCGGCGGTGTTTGTGAAAGGGAAAGTGATTCCGATCGACAGTAAGTTTTCACTCGAAAACTACAATCGTTTTGCCGAAGCTGCCGACGGCGCAGAGAAAGTGCAGTTTGAGAAGGCGTTTGTGAATGACCTCAAGCTGCGTATCACTGAGACTGCTAAGTACATCCGCCCGACCGAAAAAACCACGGACTTTGCGTTTATGTTTATTCCGCATGAAGGAATCTACTATGATCTGCTTTCCAATAAGGTTGGAGCGGGGGAGGAGAATCTTATCCAGCGCGCCGCCGGGAAGTATAAAGTCATCATAGTATCGCCAACTTCATTCCTGGCGTATCTACAGACGGTGCTGCAGGGCCTCAAGGCACTTGAGATCGAGGAGCGAGCACAAGACATCATTAAGAACGTTGAGAAGCTTTCTGGGCACATTGCACGCTATGAAGAGTTCTATCAAAAGCTCGGTAATACGCTGGCCACGACAGTCAATCACTACAACTCGGGCTACAAGGAGCTAAACAAGATCGATAAGGATGTAACCAGGATTACAGGAGAAACTATCGGTGTTGACGTGCTGACGCTTGATAAGCCGCAAAAGGACGATATTTAA
- a CDS encoding GatB/YqeY domain-containing protein encodes MTLHEQIKSELKEALKAKDQVKLRTVRSMLTAFTNELVSSSRTPQDMLKDDEVLAVIKRLAKQRKESIVQYEENNRPELAEPEKEELVVLESYLPQMMSQDEIRPIVEAKKAELGIEDKSKMGMLVGAVMKELAGKADGGDVKAVVESLF; translated from the coding sequence ATGACATTACACGAACAGATCAAAAGCGAGCTAAAAGAAGCTCTCAAGGCTAAAGATCAAGTAAAACTCCGTACCGTACGCAGTATGCTTACTGCCTTTACGAACGAACTCGTTTCAAGCAGCCGCACCCCGCAGGATATGCTCAAAGACGACGAGGTCCTAGCAGTCATCAAGCGTCTCGCCAAGCAGCGCAAAGAGTCGATCGTGCAGTATGAGGAGAACAACCGCCCAGAACTTGCTGAACCAGAAAAAGAAGAACTCGTTGTATTAGAGAGTTATCTTCCTCAAATGATGAGTCAGGATGAAATTCGTCCGATCGTGGAAGCTAAAAAGGCTGAGCTCGGTATTGAAGACAAAAGCAAGATGGGAATGCTGGTGGGTGCTGTCATGAAGGAGCTCGCTGGCAAAGCAGACGGGGGTGATGTAAAAGCGGTAGTTGAGAGTCTTTTCTAA
- the truB gene encoding tRNA pseudouridine(55) synthase TruB has product MNWGTEILLIDKPKGITSFDVIRRLRRMYSDTHNGEKAPKMGHAGTLDPLATGLMVLGVGKGTKQLTELTKLDKEYVAEVRLGERRTTGDLEGEVMEEKVVVEAAEILRSKISAALTDMLGELELLVSAYSAIKVDGVPMYKRARKAEQKGEVVTEVPFRTMRMDEAELLGVEVGGGRAVATIRFAVGSGTYIRSLAEELGRRLNYPATLQNLRRTKVGEFDVADATTFS; this is encoded by the coding sequence ATGAACTGGGGTACAGAAATTTTACTCATAGACAAACCAAAAGGGATCACGTCGTTTGACGTGATCCGTCGTTTGCGTCGCATGTACAGTGATACTCACAATGGTGAAAAAGCACCCAAAATGGGACACGCCGGTACACTTGATCCGCTAGCAACCGGTTTGATGGTACTCGGAGTTGGAAAAGGAACTAAACAGCTTACTGAGCTCACCAAGCTCGATAAAGAGTATGTAGCAGAGGTGCGTCTCGGTGAGCGGCGGACGACGGGAGATTTAGAAGGGGAGGTGATGGAGGAGAAAGTGGTGGTTGAGGCGGCGGAAATTTTGCGGAGCAAAATTTCCGCCGCCCTCACCGATATGCTCGGCGAACTAGAGCTGCTTGTCTCTGCCTACAGCGCGATCAAAGTGGATGGTGTGCCCATGTACAAGCGTGCTCGCAAGGCTGAACAGAAAGGGGAGGTGGTCACCGAAGTGCCATTTCGTACCATGCGAATGGACGAAGCTGAGCTTCTGGGAGTAGAAGTCGGCGGCGGCCGAGCGGTGGCGACCATTCGCTTCGCGGTCGGTTCGGGTACGTACATTCGTTCTCTTGCCGAGGAGCTCGGCCGCCGCCTTAACTATCCTGCTACGCTCCAAAATCTTCGTCGTACCAAGGTGGGAGAGTTTGATGTGGCAGACGCTACTACATTTTCATAA
- a CDS encoding calcium/sodium antiporter encodes MLVSLLPSVGILLVALFVLVRGADLFVEGAKRIGSAFGMSPFAIGVLIVGLGTSLPELASSLAAVLADTSEIVIANVVGSNITNILLIVGVLAMMGGPVMINKNLLQTELPIFFIATVHFVASIWDGKIDQIEAWLLTGTLCVYIWYLFSSGNKAKKEMEVRNGHDKVTVKSVVFVILGIAAVLGGAHYTVQMAVEIATGLSVPIGLVSIGAIAIGTSLPELFVSLQAIKSNETDLAIGNIFGSNAFNILLVAGIPGLIAPLDAGEVVMGLGIWIMVAASLILFVNGLARQVQRWEGMAMLLFFCFFLVKLMAFV; translated from the coding sequence ATGCTTGTATCACTTTTACCTTCAGTTGGAATTTTGCTGGTAGCGTTGTTTGTGCTGGTTCGCGGTGCAGATCTCTTTGTTGAGGGTGCGAAGCGGATTGGTTCTGCGTTTGGTATGAGTCCGTTTGCAATTGGAGTATTGATTGTTGGGCTTGGTACATCACTGCCTGAGCTGGCGTCTTCACTGGCTGCGGTGTTGGCAGACACGAGCGAGATCGTAATTGCGAACGTAGTTGGTTCAAATATTACAAACATTCTCCTGATTGTGGGTGTGCTTGCAATGATGGGCGGACCAGTGATGATCAATAAGAATCTTCTACAGACAGAGCTGCCGATCTTCTTTATCGCAACAGTACACTTCGTCGCAAGTATTTGGGATGGCAAGATTGATCAGATTGAAGCGTGGCTGCTCACAGGTACGCTCTGTGTGTACATCTGGTATCTCTTTTCTTCAGGCAATAAAGCCAAGAAGGAAATGGAGGTGAGGAATGGTCATGACAAAGTTACGGTCAAGTCTGTTGTGTTTGTTATTCTCGGGATTGCAGCAGTCCTTGGTGGTGCACATTACACAGTGCAGATGGCGGTAGAAATTGCGACAGGTCTTTCTGTACCAATTGGTCTTGTGTCCATTGGAGCAATCGCTATCGGTACATCGCTACCTGAGCTTTTTGTTTCACTACAGGCCATCAAGTCTAACGAGACCGACCTTGCGATTGGAAACATCTTTGGTTCTAATGCGTTTAATATTCTTCTGGTGGCTGGTATCCCTGGATTGATCGCACCACTTGATGCTGGTGAGGTTGTGATGGGGCTTGGTATTTGGATCATGGTAGCAGCATCACTGATTCTCTTTGTAAACGGTCTCGCACGACAGGTGCAACGCTGGGAAGGTATGGCAATGCTCCTCTTCTTCTGCTTCTTCTTGGTGAAGTTGATGGCGTTTGTGTAG